The DNA sequence GAGAGGAGACCGGCCAGGGAAAAATCCCGTATAAACGCAACCGCAGACATGATTGCCCTCTGCTCGCTCTACATCTTATCCCAATGAGAGCCACCTGAGCCCGGAAACGGGCGGGCGTTTCCATCGGCACGGATGCTTCTCTTTCTATCATATACTGCAAAGCGTATGATAATGTTACAACTGCAGAACAATCCGGAAGCCGCAGATTCTCCTTGCATTTGCGTTGAAAAACCGTAACTTTGAGGCAATTAAGAAGCGGTTGTATGTGACCAGGAGGAATGGTATGGCTGTTCGTTCATCATCTGCGGAATGGAAGGGAACCCTGAAGGAGGGGGAAGGAATCCTGCGTCTTGGAAGCGGCGCCTGGGAGGGCCCCTTCACCTTTGCGTCACGTTTTGAGAGCGGACCGGGCACCAATCCCGAGGAGTTGATCGGCGCCGCCCAGGCGGGCTGTTTTTCGATGTTTCTCTCGGCCCTGTTGACCAAGGAGGGCTTTGTCCCCGACTCCATCCGCACCACCGCCAAAGTGCATCTCGGGGAAGGTCCCTCGATCACCCTCATCGAATTGAGCTGCGAAGCGCAGGTGCCCGGGATCACTACGGAGCGTTTTGCGCAGCTGGCCGGGGATGCCAAAAACAACTGCCCGGTCTCCAAAGCTCTGGCGGGTCCGGAAATCACGCTGGCAGCCGCACTGCTCCCCTGACCGCTCTGCGCGGGATCGGACCGGCATTTGAGCTGAAAGACCGGTCGGCAGACCGGAGTGTCAAGCGGACGGAGCGGGCAGATCGCTTTTCAAACCTCTCCAGGCTTCCTCCCAGAGCGTGAGGGTTGTGACGGCCGGGTTGCCGATATCATAGGACCGGGCGCTACGCCAGAACAACAGCGTCTTTTTCGGGTTGTGCAAGGCATGCCAGGGGATCAGCAGCGGCGGATAGCTGTAGACGCTTTTATAAACCAGATACAAACCCTCCGGCGTCGAGCCAAAGCGGGAGCCATAACGTAAATAGACGCTGCCGACCTTGACGGCGCCGGTGCGGGTTTCGACCGGCGCCTCCTCCGTCCCGGGGTACTGATTGGCCAGGGCTTCCCAGCCGCTGGCCGTACGGAACATCCCGCCCATCATCCGGGCCAGTTTGATGACCAGAAAGGCCAATCCGGCCATGGACGCGAGGATGAGCAGCGTGAT is a window from the bacterium genome containing:
- a CDS encoding OsmC family protein — its product is MAVRSSSAEWKGTLKEGEGILRLGSGAWEGPFTFASRFESGPGTNPEELIGAAQAGCFSMFLSALLTKEGFVPDSIRTTAKVHLGEGPSITLIELSCEAQVPGITTERFAQLAGDAKNNCPVSKALAGPEITLAAALLP